gtgttcctaataaactgaccACTAAATTCATTTCACTGGATTTATTCCAAGAATCCCAGTTTCCATGTGTTTGCTCCGTGTGTtcgctccgtgtgtgtgtgtgtgtgtgcgtgtgtgtgtgtgtgtgtgtgcgtgtgtgtgtgtgtgtgtgcgtacccTCCTGCAGAGGCTCCTCAGCTGACCCGTGTTGATGAGGCTGGTGGTGCCGTAGTGCTGCACCAGCTCCACCAGAGAGCTGAAGCACTGCGTCTGCTCCACGTAGAACAAATCAGCTGCCTGCTGGATTTTAAAGTGTTTCACTCGACTGCTTGAcctcactgcagacacacacacacacacacacacacacacacacacacagtcagaaacAAAGCAGTAAACTCCAAATAATTCTTACCATAActtcattaataataaattatcttctattgtttagatttttacaaacttTGAAATTGtctatttgttttgtattttaagacacatatctttttaaaagctttttgatTTATAGTCtcttattgatttattgttgtAACAACAACGCTTTGATTTAAGCAGAATTAAACACATGAGCCGTGTTAATCACAGTCTTAGTTCAGAAGTCATCGTGTGTTTGAGGCCTGAGAGAAACCGCCTCCTCTTTGTTCCATGAACTTCTGACCCGCTGGTCTGACCTGAGAGAACATATCCCACGTTGTCCTTCTCGCTGTGGCGGACGAGGAAGGATCCGTCCTCGTTCCCTGGTCCCAGCAGATGACTCTGAGCCTCGAAGCGGTTCATTTTCCCAAAAAACCATCTGGATCGAAACCAGGAAGAAAAAGAGTCAAAGGAAGTGGATGTTTTCAGACTTTCACTGAATTCAGCCTGAAGCTAACTGAGCTAACAGAGCTAGCAGCACGTCTCCACGGTGACGACAGCGACGTCAGTGGCGTGATGTGGTGATAACACGATGACGTGCGGCGTCTAACAATGTTGTGCAGCCAGAAATCAGAGTCTTCATTAACGTGCAGCAGAAACTTTCTGATGAACGAGCAGAGAAATGACACCTGTCattaactatttatttttatattttaaactttaCATTAAGTGTATCTACATTTATTTCATGCTCAATAATATTGTCTAAGTCCAGgactattttttattatatattaaatttattcttaaaaaaatatatttatatcttcaCCTCGAcctcacaaattattttaattcactgtattaaacatttatttcataaatatttaaattagatctctcaaattgttatttttattcatctgtgtttttattagatGACAAAAATATTTAACAGAAGTTCTGAGGCTTGAAGAAACTTTGTGAACTTGTGACGTCATGAACGATCCggaggcagaagaagaaaagttacTGAGAAGAAGTTTTTTTATCAAAGCTCCAAACGTGATTCTCTGAAAAGATCCAAAGATTGAAGACGAGTGAAAGTTTGAAAAGACGTTTTCATTCtgctgatttctcagagacaataaaaataattcacGGATCTTTAGACgagtgtgaaataaaaacctggatagTGAACTGAACTGGTTTCACACGGAGGCTGTAGGTTTGAAATGAGTTCTTCTTCatattcatgttgtgtttttgctgaaACGAGTTTAGTTTTGATCTGTGACGAACTCGACTTATCCAGTTTTCTGTTGGTTTCCAATAAAATACCAGGAagatatttaaaactaaaagaaatgTTCAGTGCTCGAATTAAAGGATTTCattgctgcaggaaaacaaagttGCACGTGTTGGATGAGATCACCGTGTTTCACACGAATCCACAAACTGAACGTGTGTGAAGACAGATTGATTTCTGATGACGTAATAATTAGAAATTGTGAAGAGTGAAGAAATACAAGTCCGACTGGTCGCACTGCAATCCTGCCGTGTCCCGGAGGACTGGGTGGAATGTGTGGCCCACGATGGTGAAACTGTTGAAGTCAAACGCTGCTCGAGTTCTGTGAAGCAAGTTCTCATCCGGCGTCTGAACAGAACTGGGAAGTTCCACTTTTGGAACCAAAGAACATTTGAAAGGAGCATTGGAGGACGAGCTGACCGAGCTGAGGACTGATGAAGGGACACGAAAcacaaagactgtgtgtgtgtgtgtgtgtgtgtgtgtgcgtgtgtgtgtgtgtgtgtacttttgtctgtttgcagtaAAGGAACGTTTGACACGATGGAAACTGTTCCGACAGCTCAGTCCTTTTAGAATCAACACGTGTGAGTCTGAGGGGAAGTGAATGTGAATGTCATTGACTCTGAATCTGAATCCACTGAGGCTTCAGGTGTTTGGCAGCAAATACACGTTTGTAATGTTGGTTCCTGTTTGTGCCAGAATGCCTCTCATCGTCAGTGACCTAGTTAAGTTCCTGTAGAACTGAACCATGTGTGGACCAGGAGCTGCAGTGATGCTGGACGCAGGTTCCTCCTCATTCCAACATGTTAAACCCACAAACTCATAGTTCAGACATTTCCCTCCCTCTGCCCAAATTCATCCAGTTTGAGCGGTGACGTGAGCTCCACTGTTCCCTGGACGTTATTCAGcctcagaaaacacaaacgTACTTTTAACAATAACTATACTGTGCATGATGTTCCGCAGGTGCATGTGTCCGCAGCTGGTCGTGAGTTAAAGAACCTGTGACCTGATGTAAATCACACGAACATGTAGATCCGTGATGTGACCATCGTGTGTCTGagtctctgcagctgaaacactCACGGTTGCACTTTCAGGGACTCGGCTCTGACCAGGTAGTTGTTGGGGACGATCCCGGTGTCCAGGACGCGCCCGTCCTTGTCCACTTTACGCGCGGTCCACCAGTCCCCGGTGCGGCTCGTGACGCAGAACAGATCCCCCTCCTGGAAACTCAGCTCGTCCTCGTGCCGGGCCTCGAAGGGCCACACCGCCGTGTACACGGAGCTGCTCTCGGACGCTTTGTCCTGCGGTGGTCTGTCCTCACCGctgccgtctcctcctcctcctcctcctcctcctccagctgaggGCTTCTTCTCCCCGGAGCTCCTCTGCCATAGTGTCTCCAGACATGGACAAACTCTGCGCAGACACTCGCCCATAGATGACCATGAATGGTCCCTGATCACAGCCGCCTCTCCTCCCTGTGTGCGCGTCAactgtctccacctgtctccACCTGCCTGTCCAactgtctccacctgtctccacctgtctccACCTGTCGGACAGGTAGAGGATGGAGGAATCCTCGGAATGACTTCCGGACAAATGGTTGCGGAGTTTCTCCTGCGGCTCCTGCGCGTAAAGACCCGAGGACTTCCGTCCATGGCACAGATGAACCTCCCCTGCTCTGacgcatcatcatcatcatcatcatcatcacctgcaGTCTGAATGAAATGCATACacgttattataattattaataaagtGAACTTATAGaacttgtttttcagaaacacGTCAGAGAggatttaatttaatcaagTTAATGAAACaatgaatagaaataaaaaggaattaaacaaactaaatgtGTTTCATGGAGGTTAGAGACAGCTGAGACAAACAGCTGTTCACACCTGCATCTGTTGACAACCTCAGAAGACAACCTCAGAAGACAACCTGGAGACGGACGAAGTCTCACACAGGAAACAAGCTAAAGTTCTGTCTCACTGTCCAACAACAGCAGCTGGTCCACGTCTGTCCTGAATCCTTCAGCTCTGCAGTGAAACATGCTCTGAtgctcttcttctgtttctctcgTCCTCTTCATCACCGTCCTCTTCACTTCTGTGTCTCGTGACGTCCACACTGAGGATGCAGAGCTACTTGTCTCTTATAGTTAGCTGCTAGCTGCTAGCTGCTCATGAAGCAGGTCATAATGTTCCAGTATTGTTACAGTTACATCGTGCAggcctccagggggcgctgtggcaACGACAGACATGACCAGCTTCCTGGTGACAGAATCAATCACAAGCGTCTGTGACAGAATCAATCACAAGCGTCTGTGACAGGCTCAGTTACAGTTGTTGACTTTTTATTGTTGCTGCTTCTCGTTTGCAGCTTCGCTCTTTGTCCAACTAACAACCACATGTTCCTGTTTACAGTGACACGCGTGTCCAGTGTCACGTGACGTGTTTTCTGTGTGGACAGGGATTGTTTGAGTAAAACAAAGTCATATAGATTTGAACTTTTCCCTTATCATCCTAATAAACGTTGTGAGGACATGTGAGACAGAAGAGGTTACCATAGAAACCACAGACACGCTTCAAAACAAAACTTCAAATACTTTATTCTTTGCACTACTGGTGTTTGGTTCCTGATGGCAAACAGCCGAAAACACTGGTGTCCATCTTGTGACTTGGTGATTTATGGCTCAAGTTTCCTGAACTCGGCTTCGTCTTCTGTACATTTCATGCATAAAAAGACCAAAGTTGCATTGTTCTGAAATCACATTGCATCGCAACCCTGTCGTAGAGTTGGTGGAGAAGAAAGTCCCAGTTCCTGCTCACTGGAGCTGAGCCCCATTtactttttgcattttgttcatttttgtaGTTATTGTCCATGTTTCGTAGTTTGACGTGTGTAAACATAAGCACTCCAGTTGTGACTCGTGGGCCTGCAGAGGAGCTTTAATAACTTAAGGCCTGTACATATGGCACTGTGGCCAAGTGGCTTTTCAAGCACCGCGTCAGCAACAATCACATTATCACAAAACAATTCCCACACATGTAACATGTTGATGAAACCTCCTCACGTCCCTGTCATAGAAGGTGGGCTGATGAGATACTTAATGCTCGTGGTTCATAACAAGACAACCGAGTGAAGCCGCTCGGACCAGGCCGTTAAAGGGAGGAGGCTCTCTGATTGGTTAATTGCATGTCACGCCCACAACACACTCATGATTGATGATGAGATTCAGGATCGACAAAGCTTCGGTTGTTTCCACCATCGGTGAGTGAACGTGGATTTGGACTAAATGCACTTAGATCTGAAGCTACAGCCCTTTGACCCTGATCGATTACTAGTGGGACAGACGTGTATAATTTGTCCTGAAGGTGGCGCTACAGTATCTTTGTCTGGGTTTATCACGTTGAGCTTCTCAGTCGAAACCTTTTCCACTCGATCAGCGCTGACGTGCAACAAACGCTACATTTTTGTGTGGCACAATGCTAGTAGGTAGAATGTATGctagttagcatgctaacattaaaGCTCGAGGGATATTAGTTtgtttaacgtgtgtgtgtgtgtgtgtgtgtgagctgctgttcaTATAAACAAGCATCTAATTACCTTTACAATTACTGTAAGTACTGTGAGGAAACATGGACGACGTGACGGCTCCCAGAAGTGAAGCCTAAActtctggatcgccccctggtgtctggctgcagtacaggtcataaactccacctcctccatgttagcagatgggacatggaccaaacaaactgaaaaatctcactgatgtttgttcaagtgtttctgatcagtttggtttgaaactgttatttgattgacagctgagactgactcgtgattgacagctgagactgactcgtgattggtcgagtgtggTGACGGCCCTCGACACCATGGCATCATGATCGCTGCTGCACGGACTCTGACTTCACGTGTTTACAGTCTATGCTCACATTAAGGCTAGCTCTGTCGGTGGCTAAGCTAACACGGCCGTGGCTGTG
This sequence is a window from Paralichthys olivaceus isolate ysfri-2021 chromosome 6, ASM2471397v2, whole genome shotgun sequence. Protein-coding genes within it:
- the LOC109641116 gene encoding protein-tyrosine kinase 6-like isoform X1, with product MDGSPRVFTRRSRRRNSATICPEVIPRIPPSSTCPTGGDRWRQVETVGQAGGDRWRQLTRTQGGEAAVIRDHSWSSMGECLRRVCPCLETLWQRSSGEKKPSAGGGGGGGGGDGSGEDRPPQDKASESSSVYTAVWPFEARHEDELSFQEGDLFCVTSRTGDWWTARKVDKDGRVLDTGIVPNNYLVRAESLKVQPWFFGKMNRFEAQSHLLGPGNEDGSFLVRHSEKDNVGYVLSVRSSSRVKHFKIQQAADLFYVEQTQCFSSLVELVQHYGTTSLINTGQLRSLCRRKKPDTPDLNHFTVDEWELPKEDFTLEEELGTGFFADVYRGRWKNHINVAIKIIKSDSELNHREFQREVQILKSLRHRHLISLFAVCTASSPYYIITELMEKGSLLTFLRGPEGALQDTAALIDMGAQVADGMLYLEEQNSIHRDLAARNVLVGGDYICKVADFGLARVIKEPFYISEDKKIPYKWCAPEAISHGKFSNKSDVWSFGVLLYEITTYGGIPYPALSNQEVFQQVTKGYRMPAPPKCPDVLYRIMLQCWSHEPDERPLFKSLKVQLDGGLYEM